The genome window TCCGATAATTTTTCATTATCGCTGCCCGGCGTTATTCCGACTGACAATGCAACCATATCAAAAACATCCTCGACCGCCGAACCATCCTCATCATTCAGGTACCGCGTCCGCAGCTTGTCATCCTCCATTGGATAAACATCTACAGGTATGTTCCGGATAAAATTAAATTCCTCTTTGCATTTATCATAAAATAGAGAAGAATTTTTGCCCGCATTCTGGATATCCATGTAGAAAATTGTGATATCCGCCTCAGGGTTTCTAAATTTGATGCCACTGGCCATTCTGAGTGCGTAAGGGCAGCAAATCTGTGAGCACCATAAATTCCCCAGATTTTGATCCCGACTGCCGACACACTGAATAAATGCGATTTTTTGCGGCTCCTTGCCATCAGATGGCCTGACAATAAAACCATTTTCTCTTTTGCTTCGCTCAAGGTCGAGACCGGTAACTACATTTTCGAATTTACCATAGCCATAAGTCCCCTTTTGGCCGGCATCAAAAGCTTTGAAACCACTGGCCAGGATTATGGCATCCACATCAATATCACCGTCAAAACCTAATTCATTAAATTCAACCGAACCTTCAGGGATATTTGAACAAGCGTTTTTATCAGTAACCACATAAAGAGGTGAATTGTTTTTTGAGAAGGCCTTGATTAGACCTTTACCATCCTGGTCATCCGGTAAAGCACTTTTTTTAAGGCTGACGGAATAGCCGTTGTT of Desulfosarcina sp. BuS5 contains these proteins:
- a CDS encoding FAD-dependent oxidoreductase, giving the protein MNKRVLVVGGGIAGLTAAWELSKFNIDVVLVEKTCFLGGHAIQFCCKATDECLTCGACSAEDMLQNVVNEPGIQVHLATEIEQITKNNGYSVSLKKSALPDDQDGKGLIKAFSKNNSPLYVVTDKNACSNIPEGSVEFNELGFDGDIDVDAIILASGFKAFDAGQKGTYGYGKFENVVTGLDLERSKRENGFIVRPSDGKEPQKIAFIQCVGSRDQNLGNLWCSQICCPYALRMASGIKFRNPEADITIFYMDIQNAGKNSSLFYDKCKEEFNFIRNIPVDVYPMEDDKLRTRYLNDEDGSAVEDVFDMVALSVGITPGSDNEKLSEVLGIDLNIDGFFACTNTLSRTSTSKDGIFIAGTVQGPKSIPASMAHAIQAAGEVLKHLGVSG